In one window of Henckelia pumila isolate YLH828 chromosome 1, ASM3356847v2, whole genome shotgun sequence DNA:
- the LOC140885594 gene encoding heat stress transcription factor A-7a-like, with product MDFSTGSVKEEYMGWSYWDKEEPIPQPLEALLETAPPPFLSKTYDFVEDPSTNDLVSWSPGNNSFIVRDPQTFAMNLLPKHFKHHNFSSFVRQLNTYGFRKVDPDKWEFAHEEFLRGHRHLLKNIRRRKTQSSSSPTSNQSPGSSAGVKSFGLDAEFDRLISFDKQVLATEIAKQRQQQQSTLSWLRSMGQRLEAAETKQKQTVSLLAKAIQNPILLQQKDVNSESEDAASSKRKRRISDHVSENAEVLEEFVFQVGDNTNLSTIGFQEIGQGSMENAYKDDVGMGQSRDGDFYIKLEPREYWGNPRFCDSELENMASSMQIPRLMMDGKTLENYPTDGCFWEELINEGIEEIGTLGIAEGGDDLADHFGFLGSKLS from the exons ATGGATTTTTCTACAGGTTCCGTGAAGGAGGAGTATATGGGATGGAGTTATTGGGACAAGGAGGAGCCGATCCCTCAGCCGTTGGAGGCTTTACTCGAGACAGCGCCGCCCCCATTTCTCAGCAAAACCTACGATTTTGTGGAGGATCCAAGTACGAATGATTTGGTTTCTTGGAGTCCAGGTAATAACAGTTTTATTGTTAGGGATCCTCAAACCTTTGCAATGAATCTTCTCCCGAAGCACTTCAAGCACCATAATTTCTCAAGTTTTGTGAGGCAGCTCAACACTTAT GGCTTTAGGAAGGTTGATCCAGATAAGTGGGAGTTTGCACATGAAGAGTTTCTAAGGGGACACAGGCATCTTCTGAAGAACATCAGAAGAAGAAAGACACAATCTTCGAGCTCTCCAACGTCGAATCAAAGTCCAGGCTCGTCCGCGGGGGTGAAAAGTTTTGGATTGGATGCCGAATTTGATCGTCTGATCAGTTTCGACAAACAAGTTCTAGCGACGGAGATAGCCAAACAAAGGCAGCAGCAGCAAAGCACTTTATCATGGCTTAGATCAATGGGACAAAGGCTTGAAGCGGCGGAGACGAAGCAAAAGCAAACTGTGAGTTTGTTGGCAAAAGCTATACAAAACCCCATTTTATTGCAGCAAAAAGACGTGAATAGCGAGTCTGAGGATGCAGCAAGCAGCAAAAGGAAGAGAAGGATATCAGACCATGTCTCGGAAAACGCCGAGGTGCTTGAAGAATTTGTATTCCAGGTAGGGGACAACACCAATCTGTCCACAATTGGGTTTCAAGAAATAGGCCAAGGAAGCATGGAAAATGCATACAAAGATGATGTTGGAATGGGGCAATCTCGGGATGGGGACTTTTACATTAAGCTAGAGCCTCGAGAGTATTGGGGCAACCCAAGATTTTGCGACTCGGAGCTCGAGAATATGGCATCAAGTATGCAAATACCTCGACTGATGATGGATGGAAAAACGTTGGAAAATTATCCAACTGATGGTTGTTTTTGGGAAGAATTGATAAATGAGGGGATTGAAGAAATTGGGACGCTTGGTATTGCGGAGGGTGGGGATGATTTGGCTGATCACTTTGGATTCTTGGGTTCAAAACTAAGttag